One region of Acomys russatus chromosome 8, mAcoRus1.1, whole genome shotgun sequence genomic DNA includes:
- the LOC127193139 gene encoding thymosin beta-10 — protein sequence MADKPDMGEIASFDKAKLKKTETQEKNTLPTKETIEQEKRSEIS from the coding sequence ATGGCAGACAAACCGGACATGGGGGAAATCGCCAGCTTTGATAAGGCCAAGCTGAAGAAAACCGAGACGCAGGAGAAGAACACCCTGCCGACCAAAGAGACCATTgaacaggaaaagagaagtgaAATTTCCTAA